agtggcacacttcgatttccaagttgagaccaggttcattcattccttgtcaaatcttgcatatgcatcacatatcgcatcccgcatagcataccatgtttgcatcatgttgtttgagctttgcacgtggttgattgtgtttcgtttgcttgttttgtcttgtttgggtagagccgggagacgagttcgctaacgaggagcccgttgagtttgctttcgaggatccggtcaactctgacaactttgcaggcaagatgatcataccctcgaaatcactactatctttgctttgctagatgctcgctcttttgctatgcctatgctatgatgcctaccacttgcttatcatgcctccctatctgccatgtcaaacttctaacccaccatgtcctagcaaaccgttgattggctatgttaccgcttttctcagcccctcttatagcgttgctagttgcaggtgaagattggaggccgttccttgttggaacattatttacttgttgggatatcattatattatcttgttatcttaatgcatctatatacttggtaaagggtggaaggctcggcctctcgcctagtgttttgttccactcttgccgccctagtttccatcatatcggtgttatgttcccggattttgcgttccttacgcggttgggtgataatgggaaccccttgatagttcgccttgaataaagcttttctagcaatgcccaaccttggttttaccattttccacctagcctctttttcccttgggtttccggagcccgagggtcatcttatttaaaccccccccgggccagtgctcctttgagtgttggtccaaactagagtcctgtgcagtgccccctcagggaaactcgaggtttggttttagttgtatggagagctcatctgagtgtgccctaagaacgagatatgtgcagctcctatcgggatttgtcggcacattcaggcggtgttgcttgatttgttttaacttgtcgaagtgtcttgaagaaccgggatgccgagtctgatcggaatgtctcgggagaaggtctattccttcattgaccgtgagaggttgtcatgggctaagttgggactcccttgcagggatttgaactttcgaaagtcgtgctcgtggttatgggcagatgggaatttgttaatgtccggttgtagataacttgaaccttaacttaattaaaatgaatcaactgtgtgagttaccgtgatggtctcttctcggcggagtccgggaagtgaacacggtgttggagtaatgcttgccgcaggttgctctctagttactcgttcgcgctttgcctttctcttctcgctctcttttgcgaacaggttaaccaccatatatgctagtcgcttgctgcaactccacatatttaccttgccttacctataagcttaaatagtcttgatcgcgagggtgcgagattgttgagtctctgtggctcacagattacttccaaaacagatgcagagcccgatgactccgttccagatgacgcgcttgagctcaagtgggagttcgacgaggactcacgccgttactatgtgtctttccctgacgatcagtagtggtgcccagttggggcgatcgggaccgtgtcgcatgttggggttatcttttattttcgcgctgtagtcgggccatgagtgtttgattgatgtaatgctatttatgtattttgattgacgtggcgagtgtaagccaactatgtatctccccttttattatctatattacatgggatgttgtaaagattgtctaacttgcgacggtgcttttaatgcggttatgcctctaagtcgtgcctcgacacgtgagagatatagccgcatcgagggcgttacacattgCTAGAGTGATGGCGCACTCGAAGAATCCTTCACCGCATGATACACCATTTGCGGGCCTTGGCCAACTTAGGTTTCATGTGTTTCACTGCATCACATTACCAAAGGACGAATATGTAGCTTCTCAAGCTGGACGCCAATGGGAAAACACCAAGGGGTAGCGTGTTTCTCATTAGCCTGATCTTTTCACTCGAGGTAGACATCTCAACCACCGCAAGAATTGCACCAGAGTGGGCCCATGCACCAGGAGCTCAGGGCTCGAGAGTTTGCCATTCTATTGGTCCTCGGTGCTATGTCGACCCTTACTGATGGACCAAATCCTTCTTAAGAGATCATCCGCGTGAGGCATTAGACCTCTTTATCACCATCCCGGGTGAACGTTCCGGCTAGACCCCCCTCCTCGCGCTGGCTAAGAAGATGACAATCTTACGTTCTCTGCCTACAGCTTGGCCTGTGAAGTCTGCACGCCTCGCCCACCGTATGATGAGGGATATGTTAGGGCTTTGGGGACCACATTTCTCCTTTTGGGGCTTGTCGAACATTTTGATGGAAGGAGTCCGAACGCTGCCTCGCACGGGCCTTCTCCCAGGAGCGGCGGACCGCAAGCTGAACgaccatctcctcctcggggccgcATGGGATGAGTTCAGGGTCAGGATCTAAAAGTGAAGGAGTCGGATCCAGTGGCAGCCATGCCGGAGATGGTTGGAGATCGTCGAACAGAAGCTTGGGTGGCAgaggggagtggagtgaagtgaagtggctagggtttgatccggCTAGGGGTGGggaggaatatatgtggggtcgaaTGGACCAGCGTAAATTGGGTCCAACGTGGTGGACGTGCCCGGGCGTCCCATATCCTcttcatatttgggctggatatgtggGGTGTCGGTTAGTCTGGGTGTTTGAGGCCCGTTGAAGAGTTCATCTGGATCAAATTTTCGTGACCGGTCAGTAACCGAACCGTATACGCAGACGTTTGAGGCGTCCGGCTGCATATGCTACTAGGGGTGCTGGATTGCTTGATGGTACGAAGATTGAACAATAAGTGTTGTATGTGGAGCAGTTTCGTTCAATTTATGTTTATATATGGTCCTTGTTTGTTTTTTTTACTTTGGTTCTACTGATCTGTTACTTCTGTATAGATCGTTGGTTGTCGGTGATTGTGCTAGGAGCATCCTTAATTGGGTCATCCGTCGGGGATTGTGCCGCATGCTGTACTATTCTCTTATCTAATGATGAATATATACAGCTCTTCTGCATGGTTAAATAAAAAATACTAATAAAACTAGACTTTTGCATGGTATCTCGTACAGTACATACCTGGAAGCGGCAGACGTAGTAGTCATCCCCGTACAGAGCCCTGAAGGCGTCCACGGGCTTCACCGCCGGGTTCCGAGGGTTGAAGGCGACGCTCAAGGCGACCAGTGCCTTCACCCTATCCGGCCGGAACAGGCAGAGGCTCCAGGCTATCAAGGCGCCCCAGTCGTGCGCCACCACGAAGACCTGCTTCTGGCCGAGGGAGTCGACGAGCGCGACGAGGTCGCCGACGACATGCAGCGCGGTGTACTGGTCCGGGCCGCCGGAGGGCGCGTCGGAGTCACCGTAGCCGCGCATGTCAGGCGCGACGGCGCGGTAGCCCGCCGCGGCCAGCGCGGGCATCTGGTGCCGCCAGGTGTACCACAGCTCCGGGAACCCGTGCAGCAGCAGCACCACGGGCGCGCCCGCCGGCCCGGCCTCCGCGACGTGCAGGCGCACCCCGTTCACGTCGACGTTGCGGTGCGTGATCACGCCGTCGGAGGCCATCTCTGGGCTCGGGAGCGGTGCCGGACTGACGACGGAGCAACGCAGGAGCAGCAGAGCTTGTTGAGGCAAGGCTTTGGTGGTGGGTTGTGGCTGGACGCGACGGGCCGGACCGCGCTATAAGGCGTGTGGGTGGATCGCACGCGGGGGTACTTGTTAAGAGGGCGACATAGAGCGAGGGGGTTGCGTGCCCGAGCATTGCACGACATCTCGCATCCTCCTGCGGGTTCTTTCCTGGTGCATGCACCGGCACCCGGCTCAGGAATGTTTCCTTAATTTcaggggtctgtctaggacacatctaatctcataactatgtcacatctaagctcaTATCCTCTCTATTTGTGATCTattgtttttattttagtttttttttattgctgcattatatatttgtggGAGTTTAGATGTGACATTCTCAAAAGACATCTAGATATGAATTAGTTAAACTGTAATTTTAATGAAAATCTCCGAACGCCCGGCAAGCGATCACTTGATATTGTGATAGTGGTTTTTCGTCAATTTCAATGGAAAATCTCCGTACGCCCCAAACGTGTGGATCGCTGTGGTCTTACAGTGTGACTTGAATTCTTGAACCCAATTCAGTCTTTAAAGTGACACGTGCACGAATCGAGAATCACCGGCCAATTCTCGACCGAACGTTCGTGTTCCGTTTGCACCTGCACTTGTACACGAGTGCGATTTTGTTTTCCACTCGGCACACAAACAGCATTATTAGAACACAAGATGGCACTTGctctaaaagaaagaaaaaaaagatgacACGCTCGCCTATTTCATTCCAAGTAGTCCCTCTCATCGCAAATCTGTCTTACAGCGCACCTTTCTTTTCCAACATCATTGAAGGCTTACAAATGTACGCCTCTATTTGTCTGCAAACATGTCTCAACATGTCCATGGATTGTCAAGTCGGTGCCGATCGTTCAATGGTAGCCATAAATATAGCTTACTcatttgtttctctttttttttcttcaagTCATCTTTCTTGAAAATAATCAAAAATAAATACTACAATGCAATAATAATTCAAATATAAATATTACAATCCAGACATCATGTTTCAAAATAACATAGCTTAAACTAAAAAAACATTTATTCGCCCACATGTTCTAATTGTTTCCGTGAAGCA
This portion of the Triticum dicoccoides isolate Atlit2015 ecotype Zavitan chromosome 7A, WEW_v2.0, whole genome shotgun sequence genome encodes:
- the LOC119330641 gene encoding epoxide hydrolase A-like isoform X1, with the translated sequence MASDGVITHRNVDVNGVRLHVAEAGPAGAPVVLLLHGFPELWYTWRHQMPALAAAGYRAVAPDMRGYGDSDAPSGGPDQYTALHVVGDLVALVDSLGQKQVFVVAHDWGALIAWSLCLFRPDRVKALVALSVAFNPRNPAVKPVDAFRALYGDDYYVCRFQEPGAVEAEFRRLGTELVLRKFFAYRTPGPLFILKSGWGSPDEEVPLPSWITEEDIKYYTTEFDKSGFIGGLNYYRALNKTWDLTSPWTGAEIKVPTKFIVGDLDLTYNTADAQNFINKGGFKKFVPLLDDVVITKDVAHFINEEKPKEISAHIISFINKFN
- the LOC119330641 gene encoding epoxide hydrolase A-like isoform X2 gives rise to the protein MASDGVITHRNVDVNGVRLHVAEAGPAGAPVVLLLHGFPELWYTWRHQMPALAAAGYRAVAPDMRGYGDSDAPSGGPDQYTALHVVGDLVALVDSLGQKQVFVVAHDWGALIAWSLCLFRPDRVKALVALSVAFNPRNPAVKPVDAFRALYGDDYYVCRFQNMGSNFTMDRS